One Chromatiales bacterium 21-64-14 genomic region harbors:
- a CDS encoding transcriptional regulator: MLEPSNNNELPPIPAKRYFTIGEVSELCGVKPHVLRYWEQEFPQLKPVKRRGNRRYYQHQDVLMIRQIRNLLYDQGFTISGARQQMTGHHAREDSQRSYQIIRQLRMELEELLQELKR; this comes from the coding sequence ATGCTGGAACCCAGCAATAACAACGAACTGCCACCGATCCCCGCCAAGCGGTATTTCACCATCGGGGAGGTGAGCGAGCTGTGCGGGGTCAAGCCCCACGTGCTTCGTTACTGGGAGCAGGAATTCCCGCAGCTCAAGCCGGTGAAGCGGCGCGGCAACCGGCGCTACTATCAGCACCAGGACGTGCTGATGATCCGTCAGATCCGCAATCTGCTGTATGACCAGGGGTTCACCATCAGTGGTGCCCGTCAGCAGATGACCGGCCATCACGCCCGGGAAGACAGCCAGCGCAGTTATCAGATCATCCGCCAGTTGCGCATGGAACTGGAAGAACTGCTGCAGGAACTGAAACGCTGA
- a CDS encoding excinuclease ABC subunit B — translation MRPLQIHSSMSPAGDQPEAIRQLVDGLESGLMYQTLLGVTGSGKTFTIANAIQAVQRPTLVLAPNKTLAAQLYSEMREFFPHNAVEYFVSYYDYYQPEAYVPTTDTYIEKDASINEHIEQMRLSATKAVLERPDTIIVATVSSIYGLGDPKSYLSMVLHLKRGDTVDQRAVLRRLAELQYTRNDAELRRGTFRVRGDVLDIFPAESDREAVRVELFDEEIEAISLFDPLTGEVTRRVPRYTVYPKTHYVTPRRTVLDAVEAIKAELKERLEQLYGANKLVEAQRLEQRTRFDLEMMTELGYCSGIENYSRHLTGRSAGAPPPTLFDYLPDNALLVIDESHITIPQLGGMYRGDRSRKENLVEYGFRLPSALDNRPLRFDEFEAIAPQTVFVSATPRSYEHEHADRVVEQVVRPTGLVDPEVEVRPAASQVDDLLSEIRLRVAAEERVLVTTLTKRMAEDLTEYLQEHGVRVRYLHSDIDTVERVEIIRDLRLGRFDVLVGINLLREGLDMPEVSLVAILDADKEGFLRSEGSLIQTMGRAARNLHGKAILYADRVTGSMERAIAETERRRGVQVAYNEAHGITPRTVEKRIRDILDVADDRPLPAEDYARVAEEMIAYGGASPEKLAQRIRALEQQMHRHARDLEFEAAARVRDEIRKIEQYGLGLPEQAPADG, via the coding sequence ATGCGACCTCTCCAGATCCATTCCTCCATGTCCCCCGCGGGCGACCAGCCCGAGGCCATCCGTCAACTGGTGGACGGGCTGGAGTCCGGGCTGATGTACCAGACCCTGCTGGGGGTCACCGGGTCCGGCAAGACCTTTACGATTGCCAACGCCATCCAGGCGGTCCAGCGCCCGACCCTGGTGCTGGCGCCCAACAAGACCCTGGCGGCCCAGCTCTACTCGGAGATGCGGGAGTTCTTCCCCCACAATGCGGTTGAGTATTTCGTCTCCTACTACGATTACTACCAGCCGGAGGCCTATGTCCCCACCACCGATACCTATATCGAGAAGGACGCCTCCATCAACGAGCACATCGAGCAGATGCGCCTGTCCGCTACCAAGGCAGTGCTGGAGCGGCCCGACACCATCATCGTGGCCACGGTGTCGTCCATCTATGGCCTGGGGGACCCCAAGTCCTATTTGAGCATGGTCCTGCACCTCAAGCGCGGCGATACGGTGGATCAGCGCGCGGTGCTGCGCCGCTTGGCTGAATTGCAGTACACCCGCAACGACGCGGAACTGCGCCGTGGCACCTTCCGGGTGCGTGGCGACGTGCTGGACATCTTCCCGGCCGAGTCCGATCGCGAGGCGGTGCGCGTGGAGCTGTTCGACGAGGAGATCGAGGCCATCAGCCTGTTCGATCCTCTCACCGGTGAGGTGACGCGGCGGGTGCCGCGCTACACCGTCTACCCGAAGACCCACTATGTCACGCCGCGACGCACGGTGCTGGACGCGGTGGAGGCGATCAAGGCGGAGCTCAAAGAGCGCCTCGAGCAGCTCTACGGCGCAAACAAATTGGTCGAGGCGCAACGCCTGGAGCAACGCACGCGCTTTGACCTGGAAATGATGACGGAGCTGGGCTACTGCTCCGGCATCGAGAACTACTCGCGCCACCTTACGGGCCGCAGCGCAGGCGCGCCCCCACCGACCCTGTTCGACTATCTGCCGGACAACGCGCTGCTGGTGATCGATGAGAGTCATATCACCATCCCGCAGCTCGGCGGCATGTACCGGGGCGACCGCTCGCGCAAGGAGAACCTGGTGGAATACGGGTTCCGGCTGCCCTCGGCTTTGGACAACCGGCCGCTGCGTTTCGACGAATTCGAGGCCATCGCGCCCCAGACCGTCTTCGTGTCCGCGACACCGCGTTCCTACGAACATGAACACGCCGACCGGGTGGTGGAGCAGGTGGTGCGGCCCACCGGGCTGGTGGATCCGGAGGTGGAGGTGCGACCCGCCGCCAGCCAGGTGGATGACCTGCTCTCCGAGATCCGCCTGCGGGTGGCGGCCGAGGAGCGGGTGCTGGTGACCACCCTGACCAAGCGCATGGCGGAGGACCTCACTGAATACCTGCAAGAGCATGGGGTCCGGGTGCGCTACCTGCACTCGGACATCGACACGGTGGAACGGGTGGAGATCATCCGCGACCTGCGCCTGGGACGCTTCGACGTACTGGTGGGCATCAATCTGCTGCGCGAGGGCCTGGATATGCCGGAGGTCTCCCTGGTGGCGATCCTGGACGCGGACAAGGAGGGGTTCTTGCGCTCCGAGGGTTCGCTGATCCAGACCATGGGCCGGGCGGCGCGCAACCTCCACGGCAAGGCGATCCTGTACGCGGACCGGGTCACCGGTTCCATGGAACGGGCCATCGCGGAGACCGAACGCCGGCGCGGTGTGCAGGTCGCCTATAACGAGGCCCATGGGATCACGCCGCGCACCGTGGAGAAGCGGATCCGGGACATTCTCGACGTGGCCGACGACCGACCCTTGCCGGCGGAGGACTATGCGCGGGTCGCGGAGGAGATGATCGCCTATGGTGGTGCGTCGCCGGAGAAGCTCGCCCAGCGGATCCGCGCCCTGGAGCAGCAGATGCACCGCCATGCCCGGGACCTGGAGTTCGAAGCAGCGGCGCGGGTGCGGGACGAGATCCGCAAGATCGAGCAATACGGCCTGGGCCTGCCGGAGCAGGCGCCGGCGGACGGTTAG
- a CDS encoding translation initiation factor IF-3, translating into MNEDITSPEVRLIGAEGEQVGVTAREEALRMALEAELDLVEIAPQAEPPVCRIMDYGKFRFEQSKKAHQARRKQKQVHLKEVKFRPGTDEGDYQIKLRNLVRFLQSGDKAKITLRFRGREMAHQELGRQLLQRVEADLKEFGEVEQFPRMEGRQMIMLVTPKRA; encoded by the coding sequence ATGAACGAGGACATTACGTCCCCGGAGGTTCGGCTCATTGGAGCCGAAGGCGAACAGGTAGGAGTCACTGCGCGGGAAGAAGCGCTGCGAATGGCGCTGGAAGCGGAGTTGGATCTCGTGGAGATCGCGCCCCAGGCGGAGCCGCCGGTCTGCCGGATCATGGACTACGGCAAGTTCCGGTTCGAGCAGAGCAAGAAGGCACACCAGGCGCGGCGCAAGCAGAAGCAGGTGCACCTCAAAGAGGTGAAGTTCCGGCCTGGAACCGACGAGGGTGATTACCAGATCAAGCTGCGCAATCTGGTGCGCTTTCTACAGAGCGGAGACAAGGCGAAGATCACCTTGCGTTTTCGCGGGCGCGAGATGGCGCATCAGGAACTGGGTCGCCAGCTGCTGCAGCGGGTCGAAGCGGATCTCAAGGAATTTGGGGAAGTGGAACAGTTCCCACGCATGGAGGGCCGGCAGATGATCATGCTGGTCACGCCTAAGCGCGCTTAG
- a CDS encoding threonine--tRNA ligase, translated as MPTITLPDGSERRFDGPVTVDVVAQSIGPGLARAALAGKVDDRLVDTSHVIDHDARLAIVTDRDPEGVEIIRHSTAHLLAQAVKELFPEAQVTIGPVIEDGFYYDFAYERPFTPEDLEAIERRMEAVAARDLAVSRTVMPRDEAVAFFHGIGETYKAQIIAAIPQADAISLYRQGDFVDLCRGPHVPSTGRLKAFKLTKLAGAYWRGDSRNEMLQRIYGTAWADKKALKEYLHRLEEAAKRDHRRIGRQLELFHLQDEAPGMVFWHDRGWRVYLTIEHYLRAKLRAHGYQEIHTPAVLDRSLWEKSGHWEKFAANMFTTHSENRDYAIKPMNCPAHVQVFNQGLKSYRDLPLRLAEFGSCHRNEPSGTLHGLMRVRNFTQDDAHIFCTEAQIQGEVSAFIALLFEVYRDFGFEEVLVRLSTRPANRVGDDALWDQAELALEESLNAAGLDWTLQPGEGAFYGPKIEFSLRDCLARVWQLGTIQLDFSMPGRLGAHYIAEDGSKRVPVMLHRAILGSMERFVGILLEHYAGALPAWLAPVQAAALTITDRHAPYAREVEQKLINQGIRAISDLRNEKIGFKIREHTLQRIPYLLVIGDREQETGTVAVRARGGEDLGSMSVAEFAGHLAAEIADHGFTVLED; from the coding sequence GTGCCGACTATCACCCTTCCGGATGGGAGTGAACGCCGCTTCGACGGCCCGGTGACCGTGGATGTGGTAGCGCAGTCCATCGGGCCCGGGCTGGCGCGCGCCGCGCTGGCCGGCAAAGTGGACGACCGCCTGGTCGACACCTCCCACGTCATCGACCACGACGCCCGGCTCGCCATCGTCACCGATCGGGATCCGGAAGGCGTGGAGATCATCCGCCACTCCACCGCCCATCTACTCGCCCAGGCGGTGAAGGAGTTGTTCCCGGAGGCGCAGGTCACCATCGGCCCGGTGATCGAGGACGGGTTCTACTATGATTTCGCCTACGAGAGGCCGTTTACTCCGGAGGATCTGGAGGCCATCGAACGGCGTATGGAGGCGGTGGCGGCGCGCGATCTCGCGGTCAGCCGCACGGTGATGCCCCGGGACGAGGCGGTAGCCTTCTTCCACGGGATCGGGGAGACCTACAAGGCACAGATCATCGCGGCGATTCCCCAGGCCGACGCGATTTCTCTCTACCGGCAGGGCGATTTCGTGGACCTGTGCCGCGGCCCCCATGTGCCCAGCACCGGCCGGCTCAAGGCCTTCAAGCTCACCAAGCTGGCGGGCGCCTATTGGCGCGGGGATTCCCGCAACGAGATGCTGCAACGCATCTACGGCACCGCCTGGGCGGACAAGAAGGCCCTCAAGGAATACCTGCACCGCCTGGAGGAGGCCGCCAAGCGCGATCACCGGCGTATCGGCCGCCAGTTGGAGCTGTTTCACCTCCAGGACGAGGCCCCTGGAATGGTGTTTTGGCACGACCGGGGCTGGCGGGTGTACCTCACCATCGAACACTACCTCCGTGCCAAGCTGCGCGCTCACGGGTATCAGGAGATTCACACCCCGGCGGTGCTGGACCGGTCCCTGTGGGAGAAGTCCGGCCATTGGGAGAAGTTCGCCGCGAATATGTTCACCACCCACTCGGAGAACCGCGACTACGCCATCAAGCCCATGAACTGCCCGGCCCACGTGCAGGTCTTCAATCAGGGGCTGAAGAGCTACCGGGATCTGCCCCTGCGGCTGGCGGAGTTCGGCTCCTGTCACCGCAACGAGCCCTCCGGAACCCTGCACGGGCTGATGCGGGTGCGCAATTTCACCCAGGACGATGCCCACATCTTTTGTACCGAGGCCCAGATCCAGGGCGAGGTGTCGGCCTTCATCGCGCTCTTGTTCGAGGTGTACCGGGATTTCGGGTTCGAGGAGGTGCTGGTGCGGCTCTCAACCCGCCCCGCGAACCGGGTGGGGGACGACGCGCTCTGGGATCAGGCGGAACTGGCCCTGGAGGAGTCCCTGAACGCCGCCGGGCTGGACTGGACCCTGCAACCCGGGGAGGGGGCCTTCTACGGGCCCAAGATCGAATTCTCCCTGCGCGACTGCCTGGCCCGGGTCTGGCAATTGGGGACCATTCAGCTCGATTTCTCCATGCCGGGCCGTTTGGGGGCCCACTATATCGCCGAGGATGGCAGCAAACGGGTCCCGGTCATGCTGCACCGGGCCATCCTGGGCTCGATGGAACGTTTCGTGGGGATCCTGCTGGAGCACTACGCGGGGGCCCTGCCGGCTTGGCTGGCCCCGGTCCAGGCGGCGGCCCTCACGATTACCGACCGCCACGCCCCCTACGCCAGGGAGGTGGAACAAAAGCTGATAAATCAGGGAATACGGGCCATTTCGGACTTGAGAAATGAGAAGATCGGCTTTAAAATCCGCGAGCATACTTTACAGCGGATTCCGTACTTGCTGGTCATTGGGGACCGGGAGCAGGAAACCGGTACGGTTGCCGTGCGCGCGCGCGGCGGTGAGGATTTGGGTTCAATGTCCGTAGCGGAGTTTGCCGGGCACCTCGCTGCTGAAATCGCGGATCACGGCTTTACTGTTTTGGAGGACTGA
- a CDS encoding 50S ribosomal protein L35, which translates to MPKLKSNRGAAKRFRRTASGGFKCAHSHHRHILTKKSAKRKRTLCATSTLHKVDVPAVQRMLPYN; encoded by the coding sequence ATGCCGAAGTTGAAGAGCAACCGGGGTGCGGCGAAGCGTTTTCGGCGCACCGCATCGGGTGGTTTCAAGTGCGCCCATTCACATCATCGTCACATCCTGACGAAGAAGAGCGCGAAGCGCAAACGCACCCTGTGTGCCACCTCCACGTTGCACAAAGTGGATGTGCCCGCGGTGCAGCGCATGTTGCCGTACAACTGA
- a CDS encoding integration host factor subunit alpha: protein MALTKAEMAERLFEELGLNKREAKDLVEMFFEEVRAALEDGQAVKLSGFGNFSLRDKNERPGRNPKTGEEIPITARRVVTFRPGQKLKARVEAYAGTQQ, encoded by the coding sequence ATGGCACTGACCAAGGCGGAAATGGCCGAAAGGCTTTTCGAAGAACTCGGGCTGAACAAGCGTGAGGCCAAGGACCTGGTGGAGATGTTCTTTGAGGAGGTCCGTGCGGCGCTTGAGGACGGGCAGGCGGTGAAGCTGTCCGGGTTTGGAAACTTCAGCTTGCGGGACAAGAATGAGCGCCCGGGGCGCAACCCCAAGACGGGCGAAGAAATCCCGATCACGGCCCGGCGGGTGGTTACCTTCCGGCCCGGTCAAAAACTCAAGGCCCGGGTAGAAGCCTATGCTGGAACCCAGCAATAA
- a CDS encoding aspartate aminotransferase (catalyzes the formation of oxalozcetate and L-glutamate from L-aspartate and 2-oxoglutarate) has product MHITLSDRVQRIKPSPTLAVTARAAELRAAGRNIIGLGAGEPDFDTPDHIKEAAIRAIHDGYTKYTPVDGAPSLKKAIAAKFERENGLQFEPRQILVSCGGKQSFYNLAQALLNAGDEVIIPAPYWVSYPDIVLLADAVPVIVAASMDHGFRITPEQLEAAITPRTRLLVLNSPSNPTGIAYSHAELAALASVLLRHPQVMVATDDMYEHILWTDEPFANLVNVCPDLMPRSIVLNGVSKAYAMTGWRIGYAGGPAELIGAMKNIQSQSTSNPSSISQVAAQAALEGDQSCILSMRKAFKQRHDFIVEALNALPGVDCLPCQGTFYCFPNLEEVIEAQGLANDVALAEFLLAKAEVAVVPGSAFGAPGHLRLSYATSMENLKEAVTRIRAALPQALPGLD; this is encoded by the coding sequence ATGCACATAACCCTTTCTGACCGGGTACAGAGGATCAAGCCTTCTCCCACCCTGGCGGTCACCGCGCGGGCGGCGGAACTGCGCGCCGCCGGGCGCAACATCATCGGGCTGGGTGCCGGCGAGCCGGACTTCGACACTCCGGACCACATCAAGGAAGCCGCGATCCGCGCGATCCACGACGGCTACACCAAATACACCCCGGTGGATGGCGCCCCGAGCCTCAAGAAGGCCATCGCCGCGAAGTTCGAGCGCGAAAACGGCCTGCAATTCGAGCCGCGGCAGATCCTGGTCTCCTGCGGCGGCAAGCAGAGCTTCTACAATCTGGCCCAGGCGCTGCTCAACGCCGGGGACGAGGTCATCATCCCGGCGCCCTACTGGGTCTCCTACCCGGACATCGTGCTGCTGGCGGACGCGGTGCCGGTGATCGTGGCCGCCTCCATGGACCACGGATTCAGGATCACGCCGGAGCAGCTCGAAGCGGCGATCACCCCGCGCACCCGGCTGCTGGTACTCAACAGCCCGTCCAATCCCACGGGCATCGCCTACAGCCACGCCGAACTCGCCGCACTGGCCAGCGTGCTGCTGCGCCATCCGCAGGTGATGGTGGCCACCGATGACATGTACGAGCATATCCTCTGGACCGACGAGCCGTTCGCCAATCTGGTGAACGTGTGCCCGGATCTGATGCCGCGCAGCATCGTGCTCAACGGCGTCTCCAAGGCCTATGCGATGACCGGCTGGCGCATCGGCTACGCGGGCGGGCCGGCGGAACTGATCGGAGCGATGAAGAACATTCAGTCGCAGAGCACATCGAATCCCTCATCCATCTCTCAGGTCGCGGCCCAGGCCGCCCTGGAGGGGGACCAGTCCTGCATCCTGTCCATGCGCAAGGCCTTCAAGCAACGCCACGACTTCATCGTGGAGGCCCTGAACGCCCTGCCCGGCGTGGACTGCCTACCCTGCCAGGGCACCTTCTATTGCTTTCCGAACCTGGAGGAGGTCATCGAGGCCCAGGGTCTGGCCAACGACGTGGCCCTGGCGGAATTTCTGCTCGCCAAGGCAGAGGTTGCCGTGGTGCCGGGCTCCGCGTTCGGCGCGCCGGGGCACCTGCGCCTGTCCTACGCCACCAGCATGGAGAACCTGAAAGAGGCAGTCACCCGGATCCGCGCGGCCCTGCCGCAGGCCCTCCCGGGTCTCGACTGA
- a CDS encoding 50S ribosomal protein L20, producing MPRVKRGVTAHARHKKLLDKAKGYFNARGNVYRVAKQAVTKAGQYAYRDRRQRKRQFRGLWIVRINAAARENGMSYSRFMDGLHKASIEVDRKVLADLAVFDKPAFSVLAEQAKASLSAH from the coding sequence ATGCCGAGAGTAAAGCGAGGGGTTACCGCCCACGCCCGTCACAAGAAGTTGCTGGACAAGGCGAAGGGCTATTTCAATGCGCGCGGGAATGTGTACCGCGTAGCGAAGCAGGCGGTGACCAAGGCGGGCCAGTACGCCTACCGTGACCGGCGCCAGCGCAAACGCCAGTTCCGGGGTCTCTGGATCGTGCGGATCAACGCCGCGGCCCGGGAGAACGGCATGTCCTACAGCCGGTTCATGGACGGTTTGCACAAGGCCTCCATCGAGGTCGATCGCAAGGTCCTTGCGGATCTGGCGGTGTTCGACAAACCCGCGTTCTCCGTCCTTGCGGAGCAGGCCAAGGCCAGTCTGTCGGCTCATTGA
- a CDS encoding phenylalanine--tRNA ligase subunit alpha yields MDQEVTRGPARTLRRARSEGFTDIVQEELADLLAQAQGEIAVAPSLRELDQVRVRYLGKKGVLTERLKALGALPADQRPEAGAAINRAKQALQETLDRRRTALERDAVDARLAGERIDVTLPGRGQHSGGLHPVTRTLERIERLFAGIGFHVAEGPEIEDDYHNFEALNIPPEHPARAMHDTFYFDAHRLLRTHTSPVQIRVMKERSAPLRIIAPGRVYRCDSDLTHTPMFHQVEGLMVDESVCFTDLKGLLDDFLSRFFERDLRVRFRPSYFPFTEPSAEVDMECVICGGGGCRVCGDSGWLEILGCGMVHPEVFAHVGIDSERYTGFAFGMGVERLAMLRYGVNDLRLFFENDLRFLRQFN; encoded by the coding sequence ATGGATCAGGAGGTGACCCGCGGTCCGGCACGGACCCTGCGGCGGGCACGCAGCGAAGGATTTACGGACATCGTGCAGGAAGAACTCGCGGATCTGCTGGCGCAGGCACAGGGGGAGATCGCCGTGGCGCCCTCGCTGCGGGAACTGGACCAGGTGCGGGTCCGGTATCTGGGCAAGAAGGGCGTGCTCACGGAACGCCTCAAGGCCCTCGGAGCACTGCCTGCCGATCAGCGTCCCGAGGCCGGCGCGGCTATCAACCGTGCCAAACAGGCGTTGCAGGAAACCCTGGACCGGCGCCGCACGGCGCTCGAACGGGACGCAGTGGACGCGCGGCTCGCCGGGGAACGGATCGATGTCACACTCCCCGGACGCGGCCAACACAGCGGTGGCCTGCACCCCGTCACCCGTACCCTGGAGCGCATCGAGCGGCTGTTCGCCGGGATCGGCTTCCATGTGGCGGAAGGTCCCGAGATCGAAGACGACTACCACAACTTCGAGGCCCTCAACATACCGCCCGAGCATCCGGCGCGGGCCATGCACGATACTTTCTATTTCGACGCCCATCGCCTGCTGCGCACGCATACCTCGCCGGTGCAGATCCGGGTAATGAAGGAGCGCAGCGCGCCGCTGCGCATCATCGCTCCGGGTCGCGTCTACCGCTGCGATTCCGATTTGACCCATACGCCGATGTTCCACCAGGTGGAAGGCCTGATGGTGGATGAGTCGGTGTGCTTCACGGATCTCAAGGGTCTGCTGGACGACTTCCTCTCACGGTTCTTCGAGCGTGACCTGCGAGTCCGCTTCCGTCCCTCCTATTTCCCCTTTACCGAACCCTCGGCGGAGGTGGATATGGAGTGCGTCATCTGCGGCGGCGGCGGCTGCCGGGTGTGCGGGGACAGCGGCTGGCTGGAGATCCTGGGTTGCGGGATGGTGCACCCGGAGGTGTTCGCCCACGTCGGCATCGACAGCGAGCGCTACACGGGGTTCGCCTTCGGGATGGGCGTGGAGCGGCTGGCGATGTTGCGCTACGGCGTGAATGACCTGCGGTTGTTCTTCGAGAACGACCTGCGGTTTTTGCGCCAATTCAACTGA